The Candidatus Nitrosocosmicus franklandus genome contains a region encoding:
- a CDS encoding DDE-type integrase/transposase/recombinase — protein sequence MISRNRTPSRYVYYGLHLYFSGLSLRKASERLSQMYKRNHVSIWNWIQKYRPQKLKASRRRILEYIVDETMLKVGSEYIWLWVAIEPANRQILALSISKERNMFVAERYLSNLIKVHGKHPVSTDGGTWYPMACQFLKLDHHIHSSYEKSVIERTMQYIKDRTESFDDYFPCRIKNCKLKHVRNWLRLFVDYHNNEIKHVN from the coding sequence ATGATTAGCAGAAACAGAACACCTTCAAGGTATGTGTATTATGGCTTACATTTGTACTTTTCAGGTTTATCTTTAAGAAAAGCCTCGGAAAGATTGTCTCAGATGTATAAAAGAAACCATGTCTCCATCTGGAATTGGATTCAAAAATACAGGCCTCAAAAATTGAAAGCATCAAGAAGAAGAATTCTAGAATATATTGTAGACGAGACAATGTTGAAGGTAGGGTCAGAATACATCTGGCTTTGGGTGGCGATAGAGCCTGCAAACAGACAGATCCTCGCACTTTCTATATCCAAAGAGAGAAACATGTTTGTTGCAGAAAGATATCTTTCTAATTTGATCAAAGTTCATGGAAAGCACCCAGTTTCTACAGATGGTGGGACTTGGTATCCCATGGCTTGTCAGTTTCTCAAACTCGATCACCATATTCATTCTTCTTACGAGAAAAGTGTAATCGAAAGAACGATGCAATATATCAAGGATAGAACCGAAAGTTTCGATGATTACTTTCCTTGTAGAATAAAGAACTGCAAGTTAAAGCATGTACGGAATTGGCTGCGGCTCTTTGTAGACTATCATAACAATGAAATAAAACATGTTAACTGA
- a CDS encoding DUF47 domain-containing protein, whose product MVSNKWLSWIKGNDKTILQLLEKQSSNLVVASNYLVELVIESQEKNICEEKVSLIKKLEHEGDNITHSLFVTLFQTFVTTLDREDIAALVSAIDEVLDYAEGIADRILLFNMRNPTIHMINLSEILHLATEEIHLITRILDQKKNVSVLLPHSKNLKKYEQQADSVYRKAIAELFERNDNAIEVIKFKEIYENFESSLDKCQDVADIVENIVLKYG is encoded by the coding sequence GTGGTTTCCAACAAATGGCTTTCATGGATAAAAGGGAATGATAAAACGATTCTCCAGTTATTAGAGAAACAATCATCAAACTTAGTTGTTGCTTCAAATTATCTAGTAGAACTTGTAATAGAAAGTCAGGAAAAAAATATTTGCGAAGAAAAAGTTTCATTGATTAAAAAACTGGAACACGAAGGGGATAATATTACGCATTCATTGTTTGTTACCCTATTTCAAACATTTGTGACCACTCTAGATAGAGAGGATATTGCCGCTCTTGTCAGTGCAATAGATGAAGTACTTGATTATGCAGAAGGAATAGCTGATCGCATATTACTTTTCAACATGAGGAATCCTACTATCCATATGATAAATCTGTCAGAAATCCTACATTTAGCCACTGAAGAAATACACTTGATTACAAGAATCTTAGATCAAAAGAAAAACGTATCTGTGTTGTTACCTCATTCCAAAAACCTCAAGAAATATGAACAACAAGCCGATAGTGTATATAGAAAGGCAATAGCAGAATTATTCGAAAGAAATGATAATGCCATCGAAGTAATAAAATTCAAAGAAATATACGAGAATTTCGAGTCATCGTTGGATAAATGTCAAGACGTGGCAGATATTGTAGAGAATATTGTATTAAAGTATGGATAA
- a CDS encoding inorganic phosphate transporter encodes MLYITFAAVVSALIFDFVNGFHDAANAIATVVGSRILKPLQAVTISSITNFVGPFIFGTAVAATIGKGIINPEFATTEVIFAGLIGAIVWNLITWYVGLPSSSSHALIGGLLGSALLSGGMQSVVVEGTIKTIIFIVVSPTMGFLTAFFLVMFLIFIFKRKRAQIVNKIFGRLQICSSIFFSLTHGANDGQKTMGVITALLVAGGFLQSDEFTVPIWVIFSAALALGLGTFFGGWRIVKTMAFKLTDLKPYQGFCAETGGGVILALMAWLGIPVSTTHAISGAIMGVGASRRLSAVRWNIGRRIIFAWIVTIPASATIAALTLFLFDFISST; translated from the coding sequence TTGCTATACATAACTTTTGCAGCAGTTGTCTCTGCCCTCATCTTTGATTTCGTCAATGGTTTTCATGATGCCGCAAATGCAATAGCTACAGTGGTAGGCAGTAGAATACTAAAACCACTACAAGCTGTGACAATCAGTTCTATTACAAATTTCGTTGGTCCTTTTATTTTTGGAACTGCCGTTGCTGCAACCATTGGAAAAGGAATTATCAACCCTGAATTTGCTACTACTGAGGTAATTTTTGCAGGACTGATTGGAGCAATAGTGTGGAATTTGATAACATGGTATGTTGGTTTGCCTTCTTCAAGTAGTCACGCGCTAATAGGAGGATTGCTTGGTTCTGCATTGCTTTCAGGTGGAATGCAATCTGTGGTTGTAGAAGGTACTATAAAGACCATAATCTTTATAGTTGTCTCACCCACTATGGGATTTTTAACGGCATTCTTTTTGGTTATGTTCTTGATATTTATTTTTAAAAGAAAGAGAGCACAGATTGTCAATAAGATATTTGGTAGATTGCAGATATGCTCATCGATATTTTTTTCCTTAACCCATGGTGCAAACGACGGCCAAAAAACTATGGGTGTTATAACCGCCTTACTTGTAGCCGGAGGCTTCCTACAGTCTGACGAATTTACTGTACCTATTTGGGTGATATTTAGCGCAGCACTGGCTTTGGGATTAGGAACATTTTTTGGTGGATGGAGAATAGTGAAAACAATGGCATTCAAGTTAACAGACTTGAAACCCTATCAGGGCTTTTGTGCCGAAACTGGGGGTGGAGTAATACTAGCATTAATGGCCTGGCTTGGTATACCAGTAAGTACTACTCATGCCATTTCAGGGGCAATAATGGGAGTTGGAGCATCTCGAAGATTGTCTGCCGTGAGGTGGAATATAGGAAGGAGGATCATTTTTGCTTGGATCGTAACTATTCCTGCGAGTGCTACGATAGCTGCTCTAACACTTTTTTTATTTGATTTCATTTCAAGTACTTGA